From Bos javanicus breed banteng chromosome 5, ARS-OSU_banteng_1.0, whole genome shotgun sequence, the proteins below share one genomic window:
- the B4GALNT1 gene encoding beta-1,4 N-acetylgalactosaminyltransferase 1 isoform X1, producing MRLGRRALCVLVLLLACASLGLLYASTRVAPGLRTPLALWTPLQGNPRPELLGLAPEPRYAHIPVRIKEQVVGLLSANNCSCESSEGSLHLPFQRQVQAFDFTKAFDPEELSTVSASREQEFQAFLSRSQSAADQLLIAPANSPLQYPLQGVEVQPLRSILVPGLGLQATSGQEVYQVNLTASLGTWDVAGEVTGVTLIGEGQPDLTLTSLGLDQLNRQLQLVTYSSRSYQANTADTVRFSTEGHEAAFTIRIRHPPNPRLYPPGSLPQGGETAQYNISALVTIATKTFLRYNRLRALIASIRRFYPTVTVVIADDSDKPESIRGPHIEHYLMPFGKGWFAGRNLAISQVTTKYVLWVDDDFVFTARTRLERLVDVLERTPLDLVGGAVREISGFATTYRQLLSVEPGAPGRGNCLRQKRGFHHELVGFPGCVVTDGVVNFFLARTDKVREVGFDPRLSRVAHLEFFLDGLGSLQVGSCSDVVVDHASKLKLPWTSRDAKAETYARYRYPGSLDESQVAKHRLLFFKHRLQCMTSE from the exons ATGCGGCTGGGCCGCCGGGCCCTCTGTGTGCTCGTCCTGCTGCTCGCCTGCGCCTCGCTGGGGCTCCTGTACGCGAGCACCCGGGTCGCGCCGGGCCTTCGGACACCTCTTGCGCTGTGGACGCCCCTACAGGGCAACCCCAGGCCAGAACTGCTAGGTCTTGCCCCTGAGCCCAGATACGCACACATCCCGGTCAGGATCAAGGAGCAAGTGGTGGG GCTGCTGTCTGCGAACAATTGCAGTTGTGAGTCCAGTGAGGGAAGCCTTCACCTCCCCTTCCAGAGGCAGGTCCAAGCCTTTGACTTCACCAAGGCCTTTGACCCTGAGGAGCTGAGCACTGTGTCTGCCTCGAGGGAGCAGGAGTTCCAGGCCTTCCTTTCAAG gagccagtcTGCTGCTGACCAGCTGCTCATAGCCCCTGCCAACTCCCCGCTACAGTACCCCCTGCAGGGTGTGGAGGTCCAGCCCCTCAGGAGTATCTTGGTgccag GACTGGGCCTGCAGGCCACTTCCGGTCAGGAGGTATACCAG GTGAACCTGACTGCCTCCTTGGGCACCTGGGACGTGGCAGGGGAAGTAACTGGAGTGACTCTCATCGGAGAAGGGCAGCCAGATCTCACCCTCACCAGCCTAGGGCTGGACCAACTCAATCGGCAGCTGCAACTGGTCACTTACAGCAGCCGAAGCTACCAGGCAAACACAGCAGACACAG TCCGGTTCTCCACTGAGGGACACGAAGCTGCCTTCACCATTCGCATAAGACACCCACCCAACCCTCGGCTGTACCCACCTGGGTCTCTACCCCAGGGAGGTGAGACGG CCCAGTACAACATCAGCGCTCTGGTCACCATCGCCACTAAGACCTTCCTTCGTTACAATCGGTTACGGGCACTCATCGCCAGCATCCGCCGCTTCTACCCAACGGTCACAGTGGTAATCGCGGACGACAGCGACAAGCCAGAGAGCATTAGAGGTCCCCACATCGAGCACTATCTCATGCCTTTTGGCAAG GGCTGGTTCGCAGGCCGAAACCTGGCCATATCCCAAGTAACCACCAAGTACGTGCTGTGGGTGGACGATGACTTCGTCTTCACGGCGCGTACGCGACTAGAGAGGCTTGTGGACGTGTTGGAGCGGACGCCGCTGGACCTG GTGGGGGGCGCGGTGCGCGAAATCTCCGGCTTCGCCACCACCTACCGGCAGCTGCTGAGCGTGGAGCCCGGCGCGCCAGGCCGCGGGAACTGCCTCCGGCAGAAGCGCGGCTTCCACCACGAGCTCGTCGGCTTCCCGGGGTGCGTGGTCACAGACGGCGTGGTCAACTTCTTCCTGGCGCGCACCGACAAGGTGCGCGAGGTCGGCTTTGACCCTCGCCTCAGCCGCGTGGCGCACCTGG aATTCTTCCTGGATGGACTTGGTTCTCTTCAAGTGGGCTCCTGCTCAGACGTCGTTGTGGATCACGCATCCAAGTTGAAGTTGCCTTGGACCTCAAGGGATGCGAAGGCAGAGACTTATGCTCGGTACCGTTACCCGGGATCACTGGACGagagtcaggtggccaaacatCGCCTGCTCTTCTTCAAACACCGGCTGCAGTGCATGACTTCAGAGTGA
- the B4GALNT1 gene encoding beta-1,4 N-acetylgalactosaminyltransferase 1 isoform X2, producing MRLGRRALCVLVLLLACASLGLLYASTRVAPGLRTPLALWTPLQGNPRPELLGLAPEPRYAHIPVRIKEQVVGLLSANNCSCESSEGSLHLPFQRQVQAFDFTKAFDPEELSTVSASREQEFQAFLSRSQSAADQLLIAPANSPLQYPLQGVEVQPLRSILVPGLGLQATSGQEVYQVNLTASLGTWDVAGEVTGVTLIGEGQPDLTLTSLGLDQLNRQLQLVTYSSRSYQANTADTVRFSTEGHEAAFTIRIRHPPNPRLYPPGSLPQGAQYNISALVTIATKTFLRYNRLRALIASIRRFYPTVTVVIADDSDKPESIRGPHIEHYLMPFGKGWFAGRNLAISQVTTKYVLWVDDDFVFTARTRLERLVDVLERTPLDLVGGAVREISGFATTYRQLLSVEPGAPGRGNCLRQKRGFHHELVGFPGCVVTDGVVNFFLARTDKVREVGFDPRLSRVAHLEFFLDGLGSLQVGSCSDVVVDHASKLKLPWTSRDAKAETYARYRYPGSLDESQVAKHRLLFFKHRLQCMTSE from the exons ATGCGGCTGGGCCGCCGGGCCCTCTGTGTGCTCGTCCTGCTGCTCGCCTGCGCCTCGCTGGGGCTCCTGTACGCGAGCACCCGGGTCGCGCCGGGCCTTCGGACACCTCTTGCGCTGTGGACGCCCCTACAGGGCAACCCCAGGCCAGAACTGCTAGGTCTTGCCCCTGAGCCCAGATACGCACACATCCCGGTCAGGATCAAGGAGCAAGTGGTGGG GCTGCTGTCTGCGAACAATTGCAGTTGTGAGTCCAGTGAGGGAAGCCTTCACCTCCCCTTCCAGAGGCAGGTCCAAGCCTTTGACTTCACCAAGGCCTTTGACCCTGAGGAGCTGAGCACTGTGTCTGCCTCGAGGGAGCAGGAGTTCCAGGCCTTCCTTTCAAG gagccagtcTGCTGCTGACCAGCTGCTCATAGCCCCTGCCAACTCCCCGCTACAGTACCCCCTGCAGGGTGTGGAGGTCCAGCCCCTCAGGAGTATCTTGGTgccag GACTGGGCCTGCAGGCCACTTCCGGTCAGGAGGTATACCAG GTGAACCTGACTGCCTCCTTGGGCACCTGGGACGTGGCAGGGGAAGTAACTGGAGTGACTCTCATCGGAGAAGGGCAGCCAGATCTCACCCTCACCAGCCTAGGGCTGGACCAACTCAATCGGCAGCTGCAACTGGTCACTTACAGCAGCCGAAGCTACCAGGCAAACACAGCAGACACAG TCCGGTTCTCCACTGAGGGACACGAAGCTGCCTTCACCATTCGCATAAGACACCCACCCAACCCTCGGCTGTACCCACCTGGGTCTCTACCCCAGGGAG CCCAGTACAACATCAGCGCTCTGGTCACCATCGCCACTAAGACCTTCCTTCGTTACAATCGGTTACGGGCACTCATCGCCAGCATCCGCCGCTTCTACCCAACGGTCACAGTGGTAATCGCGGACGACAGCGACAAGCCAGAGAGCATTAGAGGTCCCCACATCGAGCACTATCTCATGCCTTTTGGCAAG GGCTGGTTCGCAGGCCGAAACCTGGCCATATCCCAAGTAACCACCAAGTACGTGCTGTGGGTGGACGATGACTTCGTCTTCACGGCGCGTACGCGACTAGAGAGGCTTGTGGACGTGTTGGAGCGGACGCCGCTGGACCTG GTGGGGGGCGCGGTGCGCGAAATCTCCGGCTTCGCCACCACCTACCGGCAGCTGCTGAGCGTGGAGCCCGGCGCGCCAGGCCGCGGGAACTGCCTCCGGCAGAAGCGCGGCTTCCACCACGAGCTCGTCGGCTTCCCGGGGTGCGTGGTCACAGACGGCGTGGTCAACTTCTTCCTGGCGCGCACCGACAAGGTGCGCGAGGTCGGCTTTGACCCTCGCCTCAGCCGCGTGGCGCACCTGG aATTCTTCCTGGATGGACTTGGTTCTCTTCAAGTGGGCTCCTGCTCAGACGTCGTTGTGGATCACGCATCCAAGTTGAAGTTGCCTTGGACCTCAAGGGATGCGAAGGCAGAGACTTATGCTCGGTACCGTTACCCGGGATCACTGGACGagagtcaggtggccaaacatCGCCTGCTCTTCTTCAAACACCGGCTGCAGTGCATGACTTCAGAGTGA